From one Candidatus Kaelpia imicola genomic stretch:
- a CDS encoding TrkA family potassium uptake protein produces the protein MRQYAVIGLGKFGRSVALTLLEDGEEVIGIDSNEEVVKQLADRLTNTVAVDAASEKALTKLGIQDVDVAIVSVGSDFEASILITLLLKELGIKEIVVKANLEGQVKVLEKIGATRVIQPERDMGIRLAKSLSSPRIIDHIELSSDYSLLEMSPPEDFVGKSLGELDIRARHGLNVIALKHEGGEVDISPQADHLIKRGDLLVVIGQNADIEKVKKKA, from the coding sequence ATGAGACAGTATGCTGTGATAGGGCTTGGTAAGTTTGGCCGAAGCGTTGCTCTGACTCTTCTTGAAGATGGTGAAGAGGTAATAGGTATTGATTCCAATGAAGAGGTTGTAAAACAGCTTGCAGATAGACTGACGAATACTGTTGCAGTTGATGCTGCCAGCGAGAAAGCACTTACAAAATTAGGCATTCAGGATGTCGATGTTGCAATTGTCTCCGTTGGAAGTGATTTTGAGGCTAGCATCTTAATTACCCTTCTTCTAAAAGAGCTGGGCATTAAAGAGATTGTAGTCAAAGCAAACTTAGAAGGACAGGTAAAAGTTTTGGAGAAAATAGGGGCTACCAGAGTTATTCAGCCCGAGAGAGATATGGGTATACGGCTTGCAAAATCACTATCCTCTCCGCGTATCATAGACCATATTGAACTCTCCAGCGATTATAGCCTTTTAGAGATGTCTCCTCCCGAGGATTTTGTCGGTAAATCTTTAGGTGAACTGGATATCAGGGCACGGCACGGCTTGAATGTTATTGCGCTTAAACATGAAGGAGGCGAAGTAGATATATCTCCTCAGGCAGATCATTTGATAAAGAGAGGAGATCTCCTTGTGGTTATAGGTCAGAATGCTGATATAGAGAAGGTTAAGAAGAAAGCATGA
- the pheS gene encoding phenylalanine--tRNA ligase subunit alpha gives MNIEDLRELYQEAELNLNEVIDLKTLEEVNNTYLGRKGKIAEIIKKIPALPEKERPLIGKEVNVLKNRISKIIREKEINIKDNQPTEVKIDVTLPGSKFESGTLHPITLTIREIVKIFKHIGFSSIDGPEIETDYFNFQALNIPQDHPARDSFATFYLSDRKYLLRSQTSPVQVRVMQKVKPPLRVLSPGKVFRPDNLDASHSFMFHQIEGLVVDRETNFSHLKASLGYFIKEFFGPETKMRFRPHYFPFTEPSAEVDISCIICGGEGCSVCGRKGWLEILGAGMVHPNVFKEVGINSEIFQGYAFGMGIERIAMLKYGINDIRIFFNNDIRFLEQFS, from the coding sequence ATGAATATAGAAGATCTCAGAGAGTTATATCAGGAGGCAGAGCTTAATCTTAATGAGGTTATAGACTTAAAAACCCTTGAAGAGGTAAATAACACCTATCTGGGCCGCAAGGGTAAGATAGCAGAGATTATCAAAAAGATTCCAGCTTTGCCGGAGAAAGAGAGGCCGCTTATCGGTAAAGAGGTCAATGTTCTTAAAAATCGTATTAGTAAAATTATCCGGGAAAAAGAGATTAACATTAAAGACAATCAGCCTACAGAGGTTAAAATAGATGTTACATTACCGGGAAGCAAGTTTGAATCCGGAACTCTTCATCCGATTACTCTTACAATACGAGAGATAGTCAAAATCTTTAAACATATAGGTTTTAGCTCGATAGACGGCCCGGAGATAGAGACAGACTACTTTAATTTTCAGGCTTTAAATATCCCCCAAGATCATCCGGCCCGGGATAGCTTTGCTACTTTTTACCTCTCTGACCGTAAATATCTTTTGCGGTCTCAGACCTCGCCTGTTCAGGTTAGAGTGATGCAGAAAGTTAAACCGCCTCTAAGAGTGTTATCTCCAGGAAAAGTTTTTAGACCCGATAACCTCGATGCCAGCCATTCTTTTATGTTTCATCAGATAGAGGGGCTGGTTGTAGATAGAGAGACTAACTTCTCACATCTTAAAGCCTCTTTGGGGTATTTTATAAAAGAGTTTTTTGGCCCTGAGACTAAGATGAGGTTTAGGCCCCATTACTTTCCTTTTACCGAACCTTCCGCAGAGGTTGATATCTCCTGTATTATCTGCGGCGGGGAAGGTTGCTCTGTATGCGGGCGGAAAGGTTGGCTGGAGATACTTGGAGCCGGAATGGTCCACCCCAACGTGTTCAAAGAGGTCGGTATTAACTCAGAAATTTTTCAGGGTTATGCATTTGGTATGGGTATAGAACGGATAGCGATGTTAAAGTATGGTATAAATGATATAAGGATATTTTTTAACAATGACATCAGGTTTCTGGAGCAGTTTTCATGA